The DNA segment GCGCCGAATAGATAGTGCACGCCAATCGAGGGCACCCAATCGTACCTCTCGACCGCGTAGTACGCGTGGCCTCCCGTCGTGGCCGAGCTGAGAGAGAACAGATCCGTCCTCAGAAAACCCAGGAGGAGGACGGTTGCGAGGGCCAGGGTAAGGAGGGAGAACGCGAGGGCGATGCCGCGGGCCGCGCGGTCGGATCGAGTCACGAACGTCACGACGGCTCCGAGAGAGGGCAGGAAGACGATGAGGGTCAGAATCGGGAAGTCGACGAGCATTTCAGAGACCTGCCAGCCATGGGAACGACGCGCTCGTATAGGCGTTGATCAAGCCGAGGAACGGGATGGGGAAGAAGCCGACCACGAAGACCAAGGCGACGAGGACGGCATAGGAGGCGCGCTCCCACGGGAGGAGATCGTGCGGTTTCCCGAGCTGTTCTGGAACCTCTCCGAACAAGATGCGCTGCATCGTGTACAGATAGTATGCGGCGGTGACGACGACCGAGATCAGCGGGATGATGATGAGCCTCCTCATCGTGTCGAGGTTCTGGGAGCCGTACGCGCCGACGAAGACCATGAACTCGGACCAGAACGAATTCAGGCCGGGGAGCCCGAGGGACGCGAAGAAGCCGACCGCGAGGACGACCGAGAACTGCGGCATCGCCTTGAAGAGTCCCTGCAGCTCGGGGATCTCCCGCGTCCCCGTGCTATGCTTCACGGACCCGGCGAGCATGAAGAGGATCGCCGTAATCACCCCGTGGTTGAACAGCTGGAAGATCGCGCCCTGCACGCCGATCACCGTAAGGCTCGAGGCGCCGAGGAGCACGAACCCCATGTGTCCGACGGAGCTGTACGCGATGAGCCGTTTGAGATCCGTCTGGGCGAGACACACAAACGCCGCGTAGACCATCGAGACGGTCCCGAGGATCGCAAGGACCCACCAGAGGTCTTTCGCCGCCTCGGGCAGCATCCCGAAGTTGATCCGAAAGATCCCGTAGCCGCCCATCTTCAGGAGGACGCCGGCCAGGAGGACCGACCCGCCCGTTGGGGCCTCGACGTGGGCGTCCGGCAGCCACGTATGGAACGGGAACGAAGGCAGCTTCACGATGAATCCGAACAGGAACGCGGCGAAGACCGGCAGTTGCGTACCGAGCGTCAGGTACGGCACGGCGCTGCTCAACACGTGGAGCTTCGCGCCCTGCAGAAAGACCGTCATGTCGAACGTCGGCGCGCTGACGCCCGTCACCGCGAGGTTCACGTCCGCGCTGTAGAACCAGTACAGGGAGAAGATCGAGAGGAGCATGATGACGAAACCGACATGTGTGAAGATCAGGAACTTCAGCGCCGCATACCGCCGATTCGACCCGCCCCAGATCCCGATCAGGAAGAACATCGGGAGCAGGACGAGTTCCCAGAACACTGCGAACAGGACGAAGTCGAGGGCCTCGAATACGCCGACGAGGGCCATCTCGAGGAACAGGAAGAGCCCGAAGAACGCCCGAGGTCGGTGTTCCTCGTCCCAGTGGAACACGATTGCGAGGGTCGTGAGGAGCGCCGTCAGCCAAATGAGCGGCACGCTGAGCCCGTCGACGCCGACGATATAGTTGAGCCCGAACTGCGCCCACCACCCTTGCCGCTCTACATAGTACAGGGGGACGGCGGGCGCGGGAACTTCCGCGACTGGCGGTCCGATCAACCCGGCCCAGCTCGGCTGGATGAGCGCAGCCAAGAGGAGCGACGCCAGGGCGAGCTCGACGAGGCTGAAACCAAGGGCGGTGAGCTTCGCGATCCGCTGCGTCGCGCCGACCCCCCAGCCGACGCCGGCGCCGACGGCGGGGATGAGCAACAGGAGGGTGAGGAGGTACGACACTCTCACCGACCTCCGAAGAGCCGCAAGAACATGCCGGCGTAGATGATTGCAGCGACGACGACGATACCCACCACGATGACCCAGGCGTAGCTCTGCACCTGTCCCGTCTGCCGCGTCCGGAGGCGCCAACTTGTCCGGACCGTCTCGAGGCTCACCGCGTTCACGGCGCCGTCGATGACGCGACGGTCGAACGCATCCGTGCCCCGTGCCGTCGCCATGCCGCCTCGGCCGACCGCGTTCACGATTCCGTCGATCACCTTTCGATCGAACCAGTCGAAGCCCCGCGCGGCTCCATAGACGGCGGTCCGTCCGAAGGCATCGTACGCATCATCGATCCAGTAGCGCTTCGTGAGCATCTTGTGCACGAAGGCCCCGGAGGGGGAGGCGGTGAAGCGCTCGGCGGGAATCCGCTTCGTCGCGTAGACGGCCCAGGCGAGGGCGAGGCCGAGGACCGCGACGCCCATCGAGAGCCCCTCGAGCACGTAGTCTTGGAGCGGCACGCCGATC comes from the Thermoplasmata archaeon genome and includes:
- a CDS encoding NADH-quinone oxidoreductase subunit M; translated protein: MSYLLTLLLLIPAVGAGVGWGVGATQRIAKLTALGFSLVELALASLLLAALIQPSWAGLIGPPVAEVPAPAVPLYYVERQGWWAQFGLNYIVGVDGLSVPLIWLTALLTTLAIVFHWDEEHRPRAFFGLFLFLEMALVGVFEALDFVLFAVFWELVLLPMFFLIGIWGGSNRRYAALKFLIFTHVGFVIMLLSIFSLYWFYSADVNLAVTGVSAPTFDMTVFLQGAKLHVLSSAVPYLTLGTQLPVFAAFLFGFIVKLPSFPFHTWLPDAHVEAPTGGSVLLAGVLLKMGGYGIFRINFGMLPEAAKDLWWVLAILGTVSMVYAAFVCLAQTDLKRLIAYSSVGHMGFVLLGASSLTVIGVQGAIFQLFNHGVITAILFMLAGSVKHSTGTREIPELQGLFKAMPQFSVVLAVGFFASLGLPGLNSFWSEFMVFVGAYGSQNLDTMRRLIIIPLISVVVTAAYYLYTMQRILFGEVPEQLGKPHDLLPWERASYAVLVALVFVVGFFPIPFLGLINAYTSASFPWLAGL